The Vigna angularis cultivar LongXiaoDou No.4 chromosome 9, ASM1680809v1, whole genome shotgun sequence DNA window ATTTGGTAGTTGTGCATGCTTAGTGTTGGCTCTTGTAATGGTACTTTTATTTGGCTTTATGTGATATTTAGTATCACTAGTGAAATGGAAAAAAGTTCATAAATAAGTACTTTCTAGCTGATGTTCTTACTATACATTGCACATTTTTTATAGTGTGTTTGGATACGGCATTTTAAGAAggtaattcattttttttagagaaTTTAAAATGctttatgaaaaaatatgttgtttgaGTGAGGAATTTTGGAAGAATTTGAAATTCTAGAATTTCATTAGAGTAATTGAATTACTTAAAATTGAAGAATTTTATATTCCAcctaaaatttaagaatttcaaaatcttcatattcttaaatttgtattttggtGTTTGTAGTTTGGTTGACCTGGGTGTGGATTGATTCGGCTCAACCCAGGTCTGGTTAGATTTGGCTTGACCTAGCGTGAGATCGACCCGACTTAGTTTGACGTGGTCCCAATCCGATCTCTCGACCCAACTTGACTTGGCTAAAACTTGACCTAATTTGTCTCTAGCAACTTGTTGTAGACTTGGCCCGTTTGAACTGTCTGAACTTGATTCGACATGGGCCTAGCCCAACTCAACTGAACATGATCCTGCTAGACTGGGCATGACTTAAACAAGGGTTGACTTGGTTCAATTTGGGCATAGGTTGACTAGGCTTGACCTGGTCTAGACTGACTCAACTCAACTTAGGCTTGACTTGACTTGGTCTTGATCAAGTTAGGCCAAACCTGGTCTTGATCAAGCTAGGCCAAACCTGGTCTTGATCAAACTAGGACCCCCTTGGGCCTAGCCCAACTCAACTGAATGTGGTCAACCCTAACTCGTGAACGTGGACTCGCTCTAACTCGATTGAAGGTGGGATGCCCCAACTTGGACCCAAATTGACTTGGTTCACTTAGGTTCGATCTGTACCTAAATTGACTCGACTTGACTTAGGCCCTGGCTAACTCTACTCAACTTGGGCTCGACTGGTATTTATCAAGCTAGTCCTAACTTGGTCTTGATTGAACTAGGACCTACCTGGTCTAGCCTAACTCAGTGAATATGGATTAACCCCGACTGGGATGAATTTGGACCCACCCTGACTTGACTAAATGTGGGATGCTTGTACTCGACTTGGGCTTAGCTTGTACCCATACTGACTTAGCTCAATTTGGGCTTGACTTGGGCCCAGACTAAACTTAGCATGCTTGGGGGACTTGGCTTAACTTTGACTCGTGTTGCCTCAGTCTGAACTTGCATGAGCTCGATCTGGTGCTATATTACTTGGGTTTGGCCTAATGTAGTATTTCATAACTTGAAAAGAGTATTGTTTAATATAAATTGAGAAAAAGTTTAGCAAatataaaatgagaaaatttgaaGAACTTCGACCAAAAAATAACATCAGTCAAGATTGATTATAAAAGATTATTggtattgatatttttttaattcttaacaattatttgatatttaaatagttttttgaATTTGGTAGTAATTGAAGTACATTatccaaacaaaaaaattaaaattcactgAATTTAAATTGTCTTATCCAAATAGAACATTTGAAATGAAATGCATTCAAATTCAATGTATTTGAATGtctttaaaattgtaaaattccTTATCCAAACACAAGGTTAGAGATATCTCTCAGGGGAGgatttaagaagaaaacaaTAAGATGAAATGGTGTCTTACACTGCTGGAAAAGGTGTTTCAGCCCAGGAGTAACCATGTACAATAGGGATGACAATTTGTTTTGGTTCCGGCAATAAATATTTGGTTACTGTGGACGGTATAGAAGTGGAGGTTTTTGAGGGAGAACTTATGTCATTATTATTTAAGGTAACCTTATTTCTGATAAGGATGATGATTTCATACTTGCTTTAACAACTAAAAGTGTTGGCCGATTTTGCACAGACTTTCTGTTTGACAAGCTGAACTTATAATCAGCAGTggatcttcaaaatatattttgggtgtcaattatttttataattatataaaaattttgggatgtcaaatatatgaaatatactaaatttaaaaatactagTAAAAACAAAGGTGGTATGCTCATGtgtgttcattttttttataacaaaaaaataatgaaattataattataaaaatattataaataatttttacaatttaattatagatagtttttatttattttgtaaattatttttatttatttagtagattatttttatttacttaattttaaaaggtagttaatttttttttaaaaaaattaaatttaaaaaatcagttaaaatttaataaaacagtaACTTGAAGGGTAAAAGTGAGAAAAAGAAGGTGAACACCAAAAAGGGAATCTCCTTTATATATAGGcataaatattcttatttatatactaatttgtacatgtttaaagaaaattttggagaCCGAAGGCTCCAGTCAAACATAGCTTAGATCTACCACTGCCTATTATATGCGATCTATAACAAGGGTATGTAATGAGTTTAAAGCTCCTTAAGCTTTAACATAAGGGGGACTGTTAGAATACAAAGAAAATTTCTTTAGTTTATTACAGaatatcttaaattattttttcgtTTAGTTTGTAATCTTAGATTATCCTTAGGATTAATTTCCCATCCTATAATATCTTCTAGAATAACTTCGTCACAGGCTGAGTGCTCTGGCATATATGCTATAGCTTGAAGGGGAGTATGAATTTGATTAGATGTGtagtttatcttttatataaggTAACCGAagattaatttatcttttagatagtccttagataatattttatttttgtgtatgTCTCTGTATAAACTCAACCCAACAAACTGAATAATACAGATTCATATAAGATTTATAAAGGTTTATCTTCCGTCCTTGTTGGTAAATAAAGTCCCAGATTGAGTGGGATGAAGAGAAGAAAGTATATATCAGTTTGGTTCTTGTatttaagaatttcttttttatcattttggatCAATTTCCATACTTGCATACAGCTCATTGAGTCTACACTTTTCCTCACATTGCACTTGTGCGAAATTCAAACGGTGTGAGTTCAATGCCCAACTGCCTGTGTCAATAAAAACCAAATTGGGCCTTCCCAAGTAGAAGAATCACTAGTCCAGAGGAGAGGCCTCTGAGGCTCTGTTGAGGACAAGctaaagaaatgaaataaatcaCACATGGGTTGACAAAAACAATCCAACTGAATAACTCACTTATGTATTACTCACTAGGTCTGCACTCCTCACAGTGGGAAAAACTCAACACCCTGAAAAACTTTGTAACTTTAACAATTCATATAAAGATATCTTGTAATGTTAATCTTTATTAATTTGTCTTCTCTTAGACCTTAGAAAAAGTTGTCATGTATCTGCTAACATATTATACACTCTATCTTCATTGATTGTTTGTGGACTACAGAAGTAACTTTTAGTAGTATGCTTCATTTTGCTTGATTGAATTTAATATGTTGAAAGTGATTTATGTTCTTATTAATATCTCTATTTATTTCTCTAAATGGAAATAATCATCAGTTCAAGTTAGTCTGATACTTTCAGTGGATTGTGCAGATCTAGATTATATTTCGGATGTTCCACGTAAACAGGTAGCCTGTTTTATGTGAAATTGTTATGTTATAAAACAAATACTTGATAAAGCTTCTAGGTTTTTCTCTTCTGCCTTTAAGTAAATGTTTGACTGCTATAGGTTAGCAATTGGAGAGAATGGCAGGCATTGCAGGATCTTAAGTCACTTCTTTCAGAAGAGGCAAGCAAATACTTATAAAGTTTGGGCTATTCTTCCATGTTCGTCACTTTTATTTCATGTAAGAATATTTATTggttttctaataaatattatcttttaggTCCTTAATGTTATTGTATCCAGCACGAATGATTTGGGACCTTTCAGTCTTGACAATCTCAGAAAGAATTTGTCTGCTTCATGGAGAGTTGTTGGATTAGAAACTTCAAACAGTACACATGAGGTTTGGAAGAACAATGTGCTTCTTCCTGGAGCTCTCAAtcctaatttttgtttttaaaaacagAAGGCGTTTTTGCTGTGTAGATGCTAAACgtgtatttcttttttgttacaGCTAAACCAACCAACACATGTTAGACAAGAAAAGCCAAAGATGAAGGATGGACGGTCTTCAGGTGGTATCATAATCTATATTAATTAGTATGCTCGATTCTGCTTCTTACTTtactttctaattttctttttgcttaATGCAGATGGTATTCCTTTGTGGACTGATAGTCCTGCACATGAAACCCGAAGGGTGAGCATCATTCTTTGATATTTGTCTTCAATCTCACTAGTTTTTTGTTGGGGTAAACCATAGTTTTGTGTCAATTTGCACAGTGGATATGTACTCTGccttattttccctttttttttggaaagggaaatgtgatttttctaccTTCAATTGCTTGAAATTTGTGCAGCAAAAGATGTCATTTTATTCAGATCTTATTGAAccattgaattttataatttagtactcacttaaattagaaataatattttacaatatcTGTATTTATTCTATTCTTTGTAGATTTACTCACTAAACTAATTTACCCAACACTGGTGCTACGCCAACTTTCCCATTGATGAAAAAGTTGGAGTAGCACTTTTTGTAGAAAAGATAGTAGAAACTTGCCTTAGATTGTTTGGGAGTGTATGGAAATAACATATTCAGACCACAATTAAATAAACttgtttcatgttttttataattttttttccagcaTTTAATAGAGAAGAGGCGGGAAAAGCGTGCTGCTGAGTTGGTAAAAAAGGATAATGTAGTAATTGTAAAACTTGAAAACGCAGCTATTGAACGCTCAAAATATGTTGAGTCAGCTGTTCTGGGGAAATACAGCCTTTGGAGGAAAGaaattgagaatgaaaatgGTGATTCTACCGTTCGGTTGATGCGAGACCAGATCATTATGGCTAGGGTATATTTAAGCATTGCAAGGATGAAGAACAAGGTCGAACTTTATCAAGAACTAATTTTCCGGCTCAAAGAGAGTCAACGTGCCTTGGGTGACATAGTTTCTGATGCGGATCTACATCACAGGTTTGAAGCCTTGTGTAATTTTATAGAAGGAATGCATTTATTAGCACTTTAATTCTTTTGAATTTGCTGACTTAACTAGTTGAGCGTCTAATTATCTCTAGTGCACATGGGAAAATAAAGGCTATGGGTCAAATTTTGTCAAAAGCAAGGGAGCTATTGTATGACTGCAAATTGGTCACTGGAAAACTAAGAGCAATGCTACAGACATCTGATGATCGAGTTAGGAGTTTGAAGAAACAGAGCACATTTCTCAGTCAGTTGGCTGCTAAGACCATACCAAACGGAATCCATTGCTTATCCATGCGCCTTACCATAGATTACTACCTCCTTCCTCCTGGAAAGAGAATGTTCCCTCGAAGTGAGAATTTGGAGAATCCCAGTCTTTATCACTATGCACTGTTTTCAGACAATGTCTTGGCTGCCTCTGTTGTTGTCAACTCAACTATTACGAATGCAAAGGTGACTTGGACTGTCTTTTTAACAATACTATGTGCAAGTGCATTGTTTCC harbors:
- the LOC108338313 gene encoding polygalacturonate 4-alpha-galacturonosyltransferase isoform X2; the protein is MTPRRGFSFAKSRGKGSCFPVLGFILLCVLAPVVFFLARGLYAADLDYISDVPRKQVSNWREWQALQDLKSLLSEEVLNVIVSSTNDLGPFSLDNLRKNLSASWRVVGLETSNSTHELNQPTHVRQEKPKMKDGRSSDGIPLWTDSPAHETRRHLIEKRREKRAAELVKKDNVVIVKLENAAIERSKYVESAVLGKYSLWRKEIENENGDSTVRLMRDQIIMARVYLSIARMKNKVELYQELIFRLKESQRALGDIVSDADLHHSAHGKIKAMGQILSKARELLYDCKLVTGKLRAMLQTSDDRVRSLKKQSTFLSQLAAKTIPNGIHCLSMRLTIDYYLLPPGKRMFPRSENLENPSLYHYALFSDNVLAASVVVNSTITNAKDPSKHVFHIVTDKLNFGAMNMWFLLNPPGKATVHVENVDEFKWLNSSYCPVLRQLESSTMKEYYFKAGHPNTLSFGASNLKYRNPKYLSMLNHLRFYLPQVYPKLDKILFLDDDIVVQKDLTGLWDVDLNGKVNGAVETCGQSFHRFDKYLNFSNPHIARNFDPNACGWAYGMNIFDLKEWKKKDITGIYHKWQNMNEDRVLWKLGTLPPGLITFYGLTHPLDKSWHVLGLGYNPSVDRSEIDNAAVVHYNGNMKPWLEIAMTKYRSYWIKYVKYSHPYLRTCKLNE
- the LOC108338313 gene encoding polygalacturonate 4-alpha-galacturonosyltransferase isoform X1; this translates as MTPRRGFSFAKSRGKGSCFPVLGFILLCVLAPVVFFLARGLYAADLDYISDVPRKQVSNWREWQALQDLKSLLSEEVLNVIVSSTNDLGPFSLDNLRKNLSASWRVVGLETSNSTHEVWKNNLNQPTHVRQEKPKMKDGRSSDGIPLWTDSPAHETRRHLIEKRREKRAAELVKKDNVVIVKLENAAIERSKYVESAVLGKYSLWRKEIENENGDSTVRLMRDQIIMARVYLSIARMKNKVELYQELIFRLKESQRALGDIVSDADLHHSAHGKIKAMGQILSKARELLYDCKLVTGKLRAMLQTSDDRVRSLKKQSTFLSQLAAKTIPNGIHCLSMRLTIDYYLLPPGKRMFPRSENLENPSLYHYALFSDNVLAASVVVNSTITNAKDPSKHVFHIVTDKLNFGAMNMWFLLNPPGKATVHVENVDEFKWLNSSYCPVLRQLESSTMKEYYFKAGHPNTLSFGASNLKYRNPKYLSMLNHLRFYLPQVYPKLDKILFLDDDIVVQKDLTGLWDVDLNGKVNGAVETCGQSFHRFDKYLNFSNPHIARNFDPNACGWAYGMNIFDLKEWKKKDITGIYHKWQNMNEDRVLWKLGTLPPGLITFYGLTHPLDKSWHVLGLGYNPSVDRSEIDNAAVVHYNGNMKPWLEIAMTKYRSYWIKYVKYSHPYLRTCKLNE